GCTGATGGAGTCGCTGCGCTGCTCGGGGGCGCGGATCGCGCACAGCAGCCAGCCGCACGCCGCGGTGTCGCGTGCCGCCGTGGACTTGGTGGTGCTGGCCGACTACCTGGTCGTCGACCCGCGCATGGTGCGCGATCTGCACAGCCAGCGCGTCGCGCACCTGGCGGTCCGGGTCCGCGACGGCACCGGGCTGGTCGGGCCGTTGGTCATTCCCGGCGTGACCAGCTGCCTGGGGTGCGCCGACTTACATCGCAGCGACCGCGATGCCGCGTGGCCGGCGGTCGCCGCCCAGCTGCGCGAGACCGTCGGCGTGGCCGATCGCGCCACCCTGCTGGCGACCGCGGCGCTGGCCCTAAGTCAGGTGAACCGGGTGATCGCCGCCGTGCGTGGCCGCGATGCCGGGCCCGATCCCGGGCCACCGCAGGCGTTGAACGCCACCCTGGAATTCGATCTGCACGCCGGAGCCATCGTCGCGCGGCAGTGGACCAGGCATCCGTTGTGTTCGTGCTGAGGCGTAACCGACGCGACCGTCGGTCGGCCCGACACCGTGCTGTTGCGTAGATCAAACTCGGGGCGGCCGCGTCGTCATGGATGATGGAGAGGTGTCTGAGATCAAACGGGGTCGGGCGGCGCGCAACGCGAAGCTGGCCAGTATTCCGGTCGGCTTTGCTGCGCGGTCCGCGCTGGGGTTCGGCAAGCGGCTGACCGGCAAGTCGAAAGACGAGGTTCAGGCCGAATTGCTCGAGAAGGCCGCCAACCAGCTTTTCCAGGTGTTGGGCGAGCTCAAGGGCGGGGCGATGAAGGTCGGCCAGGCCTTGTCGGTGCTGGAAGCCGCGATCCCCGAGGAGTACGGCGAGCCGTACCGCGAAGCGTTGACGAAGTTGCAGAAGGATGCTCCGCCGTTGCCCGCCGAGAAGGTGCACCGGGTGCTCGACGCGCAGTTGGGCACCAAGTGGCGGGACCGGTTCGCTTCGTTCGACGACACCCCGGTGGCTTCGGCCAGCATCGGCCAGGTGCACAAGGCGTTGTGGTCCGATGGCCGCGAGGTGGCCGTCAAGATCCAGTACCCGGGCGCCGACGAGGCGCTGCGGGCCGACCTGAAGACGATGCAGCGGATGGTCGGGGTGGCCAAACAGCTCGCGCCCGGCGCCGACGTCCAGGGCGTGGTCGACGAGCTGATCGAACGCACCGAGATGGAACTCGACTACCGGCTGGAGGCCGACAACCAGCGCGCGTTCGCCAAGGCGTACCGCGATCATCCGCACTTCGCGGTGCCGCGGGTGGTGGCCAGTGCGCCCAAGGTCGTGGTCCAGGAGTGGATCCAGGGTGTGCCGATGGCCGAGATCATCCGCCACGGCACCGTCGAGCAGCGCGATCTGATCGGCAGCCGGCTCCTCGAGCTCACCTTTGACGCACCGGGCCGGTTGCAGATGCTGCACGGCGACGCGCACCCGGGAAACTTCATGCTGTTGCCCGACGGCCGGATGGCCGTCATCGACTTCGGCGCCGTCGCACCCATGCCCGGTGGCTTTCCGATCGAACTCGGGATGACGATCCGGTTGGCCCGCGACAAGAACTACGACCTGCTGTTGCCGACGATGGAGAAGGCCGGCTTCATCCAGAAAGGCCAGCAGGTGTCGGTGCGCGATATCGACGACATGCTGCGCCAGTACGTCGAACCGGTCGAGGTGGAGGTCTTCCACTACACCCGCAAGTGGCTGCAGAAGATGTCTGCCGTCGAGATCGACCGATCGGTGTCCCAGATCCGGACGGCCCGGCAGATGGATCTACCGCCCAAACTGGTGATCCCGATGCGGGTGATCATGTCGGTCGCCGCGATCCTGTGCCAGCTGGATGCTCACGTGCCGATCAAGGCGCTGACCGAGGAGCTGGTCCCGGGTTTCGCCGACCCCGACGTCGCGGCCGTCTAGGCGGCGACCGCGCCCTTGCGGGGGCGTCCGCGCGGGCGCTTGTAGCTCACGACCGAGCCCCGCTCGAATATCTCGCCGCCCCACACTCCCCACGGCTCGGCACGGTCCAGCGCCGCGGCCAGGCACTGTCGCCGGACCGGGCAGTCCGTGCAGAGCGTCTTGGCGCGCTCCAGGTCGGCCGGGTCGTCGGCAAACCATAGATCGGGATCGTCGGCGTGACATGGCAACACCGGCGCCGGCTGTCTGGGGACTGTCTGTGCCGACATGTCCTGCTCACCTGCTTCCTGGTTGGGTGTCCTTCTTCGGTGATCCGGACCAGGTTGCGGGCTTTGAAAAACTCCAGCCCCAAAAACTATGGCCACGGATCCTTGTGACTTAGGGTCCGTGGCCATTTGAAAACCGGGCGGGTTACGTAGTGCTTACGTAGTTCCCCGATCCACGAACGCGTCAGTCGCGGCGGCGGCGCGATGCTTTGCACCGGCCGCCTTTACGGCGGCGTGGGCGGCATGGAAGGTCCACGCGGACAGCACCGCGCCGGCCACGCCTACCTCGAACGTGTCGTTGATCATCGTGGCCACCTCCTCTCGCCTGGGCGCATGCCGGCGTCGCACCGGCAGCAGATTGCGTAACCGAGAGTAGATGTTAGCCCACCGCACTGACAACCGATTTTCTGACCTGCGGTTTTTGGACGTCAGCGCCCGCGCACCAGCTCCAGCACGTCGGCTCCGTACTGCTCGAGTTTGCGTGCGCCGATACCCGGGATCGCGATCAGCGCCGCTTCGTCGTCGGGCAGCAGTTCGGCGATCGCGATCAGCGTGTTGTCGGTGAAGACGACATACGCGGGCACCTTCTGCTCCTTGGCGACGTCCAACCGCCACTGTTTGAGCCGCAGCAACAACGCCTCGTCGATGTCGGCCGAGCATGTCTCGCAGCGGCGCAGCATGACGGCCGCCGGGGTGGTCAGGTTGTTGTTGCAGATCCGGCACCGCGAAGCGCCTTGCTTACGCCTGGATTTGCCCGGCGCCGGGTCGACGCGCGCCTGCGGTGCGATGCCGTTGAGAAACCGCGACGGCTTGCGGGTCTGCCGACCGCCCGGGCTGCGCGACAGCGCCCAGGACAGCGCCAAATGCACTCGGGCCCTTGTGATTCCGACATACAGCAGGCGACGCTCTTCCTCGACCGGTTCGCTCTCGGCGCCATGGGCCAAGGCGTGCGAGATGGGCAGAGTGCCGTCGGCCAATCCGACCAGGAACACCGCATCCCATTCCAGCCCCTTGGCGGCGTGCAAGGACGCGAGCGTGACGCCCTGCACCACCGGTGGGTGCCGCGAATCGGCCCGGACCCGCAGCTCTGCCACCAAGCCCGGCAGATCCAGCTGTGGGCGCTGCGCCACCTCGGCGTCCACCAGCTCGGCCAATGCGAACAGCGCCTCCCAGCGCTCCCGGGCCCGGGTGCCGTCGGGTTCGGAGGCCGTCAGCCCCAGCGGTTCGAGCACCGCGCGGACCACGTCGGGCAACGACCCCTCCAGATCTTGCTCGGAGCTGCGCTGCGCACGGCGGTGCAGGGCCACCATCGCCTGCTTGATCTCCTGGCGGCTGAAGAAGCCCTCGCCGCCGCGAACCTGGTAGGCGATGCCGGCCTCGGTCAACGCTTCCTCGTAGATCTCCGACTGGGCATTGACGCGGTAGAGCACCGCGATTTCCGACGGCGCGGTGCCGGATTCGATCAGCCCGCCGATCGCCTTCGCGACCGCGGCCGCCTCGACGGTTTCGTCGGGATGCTCGCTAAACGTCGGCGCCGGACCCGGCGCTCGCTGGCCGGACAGCTGCAGCTTGCTGCCCGCGACCCGGCCGCGGGCCGCCGCGATCACCTGGTTGGCCAGCGAGACCACCTGCGGGGTGGAGCGGTAATCGCGCTCCAGGCGCACCACCGTGGCGTCCGGGAACTGCCGCGAGAAGTCCAGCAGGAAGCGGGGCGAGGCGCCGGTGAACGAGTAGATGGTCT
The Mycobacterium sp. 050128 genome window above contains:
- a CDS encoding cyclodehydratase; its protein translation is MPGTATYALDPAMPVLLRPDGAVQVGWDPRRAVLVRPPRGLAAAALAALLHAMRSPLPFAELQRLALEHGLTDPDGLTHLITLLVNAGVVTRGCRQAGGRAASIRVHGRGPLSDLLMESLRCSGARIAHSSQPHAAVSRAAVDLVVLADYLVVDPRMVRDLHSQRVAHLAVRVRDGTGLVGPLVIPGVTSCLGCADLHRSDRDAAWPAVAAQLRETVGVADRATLLATAALALSQVNRVIAAVRGRDAGPDPGPPQALNATLEFDLHAGAIVARQWTRHPLCSC
- a CDS encoding macrolide-binding ATPase MABP-1, whose amino-acid sequence is MDDGEVSEIKRGRAARNAKLASIPVGFAARSALGFGKRLTGKSKDEVQAELLEKAANQLFQVLGELKGGAMKVGQALSVLEAAIPEEYGEPYREALTKLQKDAPPLPAEKVHRVLDAQLGTKWRDRFASFDDTPVASASIGQVHKALWSDGREVAVKIQYPGADEALRADLKTMQRMVGVAKQLAPGADVQGVVDELIERTEMELDYRLEADNQRAFAKAYRDHPHFAVPRVVASAPKVVVQEWIQGVPMAEIIRHGTVEQRDLIGSRLLELTFDAPGRLQMLHGDAHPGNFMLLPDGRMAVIDFGAVAPMPGGFPIELGMTIRLARDKNYDLLLPTMEKAGFIQKGQQVSVRDIDDMLRQYVEPVEVEVFHYTRKWLQKMSAVEIDRSVSQIRTARQMDLPPKLVIPMRVIMSVAAILCQLDAHVPIKALTEELVPGFADPDVAAV
- a CDS encoding WhiB family transcriptional regulator is translated as MSAQTVPRQPAPVLPCHADDPDLWFADDPADLERAKTLCTDCPVRRQCLAAALDRAEPWGVWGGEIFERGSVVSYKRPRGRPRKGAVAA
- a CDS encoding ATP-dependent DNA helicase UvrD2 is translated as MPMLADPLTAGLDDEQREAVLAPRGPVCVLAGAGTGKTRTITHRIAQLVASGHVAAGQVLAVTFTQRAAGEMRSRLRTLDANTQTGSGVGAVQALTFHSAAHRQLRYFWPRVIGDTGWQLLDTKFAVVARAAGRLRLNVSTDDVRDLAGEIEWAKASLIGPEAYPSEVAAAGRDIPLDAKKVADVYTAYEALKVRDESVTLLDFDDLLLHTAAAIENDAAVAEEFRDRYRCFVVDEYQDVTPLQQRVLSAWLGDRDDLTVVGDANQTIYSFTGASPRFLLDFSRQFPDATVVRLERDYRSTPQVVSLANQVIAAARGRVAGSKLQLSGQRAPGPAPTFSEHPDETVEAAAVAKAIGGLIESGTAPSEIAVLYRVNAQSEIYEEALTEAGIAYQVRGGEGFFSRQEIKQAMVALHRRAQRSSEQDLEGSLPDVVRAVLEPLGLTASEPDGTRARERWEALFALAELVDAEVAQRPQLDLPGLVAELRVRADSRHPPVVQGVTLASLHAAKGLEWDAVFLVGLADGTLPISHALAHGAESEPVEEERRLLYVGITRARVHLALSWALSRSPGGRQTRKPSRFLNGIAPQARVDPAPGKSRRKQGASRCRICNNNLTTPAAVMLRRCETCSADIDEALLLRLKQWRLDVAKEQKVPAYVVFTDNTLIAIAELLPDDEAALIAIPGIGARKLEQYGADVLELVRGR